From the Choloepus didactylus isolate mChoDid1 chromosome 22, mChoDid1.pri, whole genome shotgun sequence genome, one window contains:
- the C22H16orf95 gene encoding uncharacterized protein C16orf95 homolog isoform X1: MEPPGPRPMSCPCRRHLCGGAGHGEAPDAPPWKCQGGERGDMLCHVCGHGGLLRDVEGALRPCPQCWGLVWGAVCSLANILPPPLHQIQKMARLRSPPSTKACPCPCHRFGGCLPVLRDQAVMPYWVPQCLRTLRKPAFWGLKLGCSAALTTISRNVSHNRELYRKASNRGCVVAAASSDNIISTQESVQIIHHWPILTCSRGGEVAGEIPF; encoded by the exons ATGGAGCCTCCTGGCCCCAGGCCCATGTCCTGCCCATGCAGACGCCATCTCTGTGGAGGTGCCGGTCACGGGGAGGCCCCTGATGCCCCACCCTGGAAATGTCAGGGCGGGGAAAGGGGGGACATGCTCTGCCACGTGTGTGGCCACGGTGGGCTTCTCAGGGATGTGGAAGGGGCCCTGAGGCCATGTCCCCAGTGCTGGGGCCTCGTCTGGGGCGCTGTCTGTTCCCTCGCGAACATTCTGCCCCCTCCTCTTCACCAGATCCAAAAGATGGCCCGGCTTCGCAGCCCCCCATCCACCAAGGCCTGTCCCTGCCCATGCCACCGCTTTGGGGGCTGCCTCCCAGTGCTGAGAGACCAGGCAGTGATGCCCTACTGGGTGCCCCAGTGCCTGAGGACCCTGAGGAAG cCAGCTTTTTGGGGTTTGAAGTTGGGCTGTTCAGCTGCTCTCACGACCATCAGCAGAAACGTCAGTCACAACCGAGAGCTTTACAGGAAGGCATCAAACCGGGGCTGTGTGGTCGCCGCTGCTTCATCAGATAATATAATTTCCACCCAAGAGTCCGTACAAATTATTCATCATTGGCCGATTCTTACCTGTAGCAGAGGTGGTGAGGTGGCAGGTGAGATTCCGTTTTGA